A portion of the Pseudomonas sp. PSE14 genome contains these proteins:
- a CDS encoding PilX N-terminal domain-containing pilus assembly protein, with amino-acid sequence MFVALILLLIMTMLALSGVRSAVVESRIAGHSAAQQRWLNDAEAGLRIAEARVDAYSGASLNALAMSCTPQMCMPYPDAAHSGGYSAPRFAQGDEVATEMAPSSGSSGAEELPVKWYVALIGGGADCVSTECTAGGKGGTFLYEVNSCAGDCAGSGSQKLRSVYAKHHDD; translated from the coding sequence TTGTTCGTAGCGCTGATCCTCCTGCTGATCATGACGATGCTGGCCTTGTCGGGCGTCCGAAGCGCCGTGGTCGAATCACGCATCGCCGGCCACTCGGCCGCGCAACAGCGCTGGTTAAATGACGCCGAAGCGGGGTTGCGCATTGCCGAGGCGCGCGTGGATGCCTACTCCGGGGCATCGCTCAATGCACTGGCCATGAGCTGTACCCCGCAGATGTGCATGCCTTACCCCGATGCCGCGCACAGCGGCGGCTATAGCGCTCCGCGCTTTGCGCAGGGCGATGAGGTTGCCACGGAGATGGCGCCCTCCAGCGGCTCCTCTGGAGCGGAGGAGCTGCCCGTCAAATGGTATGTGGCACTGATCGGCGGTGGGGCCGACTGCGTCAGTACGGAATGCACGGCGGGAGGCAAGGGCGGCACCTTCCTCTATGAGGTCAACAGTTGTGCCGGCGACTGTGCGGGCAGTGGCAGCCAGAAGCTGCGCTCGGTGTACGCCAAGCACCATGATGATTGA
- a CDS encoding prepilin-type N-terminal cleavage/methylation domain-containing protein, with amino-acid sequence MEGPRYQGGLSLVELMIALALSSFLILGITQVYLDNQRTYLFQQGQLQNQENRRFVSLFLQQELSRAGYRRNPLTQDMEAAFSGASGGIVKGCSFAPGRAVQYLGRSALCIRYQPRDKSDRDCLGNRASNAAELAEPYASTQLVVVEKIYLGSAGDLRCASAQGDEALVDGLVDLVFQVAVASAVQPRELARYIGGVPEDGQPVVGVGYKVLLRSSGRNLRDAVSKATAVADWKLLSGTEASAVSGDSGQLYQVSQGTVMLRNLMP; translated from the coding sequence ATGGAAGGCCCGCGGTATCAGGGTGGATTGTCCCTGGTTGAGTTGATGATCGCCCTCGCGCTGAGCAGCTTCCTGATCCTGGGAATCACCCAGGTCTATCTGGACAACCAGCGCACCTATCTCTTCCAGCAAGGGCAGTTGCAGAACCAGGAGAACCGGCGCTTCGTGTCGTTGTTCCTGCAACAGGAGCTGAGCCGCGCCGGTTATCGCAGGAATCCGCTGACGCAGGACATGGAGGCGGCGTTCAGCGGCGCTTCCGGCGGCATCGTCAAGGGCTGCAGTTTTGCGCCGGGGAGGGCTGTGCAGTACCTGGGCCGGTCGGCGCTCTGTATTCGCTATCAACCACGCGACAAATCCGATCGTGACTGCCTGGGCAATCGGGCTTCCAACGCTGCGGAGCTCGCCGAGCCATACGCCAGCACCCAGCTCGTCGTCGTCGAAAAGATCTACCTGGGCAGCGCAGGTGACCTGCGCTGCGCCAGTGCCCAGGGTGATGAGGCGCTGGTGGATGGGCTGGTCGATCTGGTGTTCCAGGTGGCGGTCGCCAGCGCCGTGCAACCGAGGGAACTGGCGCGCTATATCGGTGGCGTTCCCGAGGACGGGCAGCCTGTGGTTGGGGTGGGCTACAAGGTGTTGCTGCGCAGCAGCGGCAGGAATCTTCGAGATGCCGTGAGCAAGGCAACGGCCGTTGCCGACTGGAAGTTGTTGAGCGGCACGGAAGCCAGTGCGGTGTCCGGCGACTCCGGCCAGTTGTACCAGGTCAGCCAAGGGACCGTCATGCTGAGGAATCTCATGCCATGA
- the pilV gene encoding type IV pilus modification protein PilV, which translates to MKYALGFSLIEVLVAVVLTCIGLLGMVALQGRALQYVQDSAQRNTAAALANDLVEMIRLRSGGQPIPAGYLKTAGVSFPGAPTTCANTPNAAEQQLACWAQRASALLPGARELLVDEFHVCRSDGENRCTAAGEVLEIQLAWKVRPGECLDSNAANAAEPICRYRLRTRI; encoded by the coding sequence ATGAAGTACGCACTCGGCTTCAGCCTGATCGAGGTGCTGGTGGCGGTCGTGCTGACCTGCATCGGGCTGCTGGGAATGGTTGCCCTGCAAGGCCGCGCGTTGCAGTACGTCCAGGACTCGGCCCAGCGCAATACGGCGGCTGCTTTGGCGAATGACCTGGTGGAGATGATTCGCCTGCGCAGTGGCGGTCAGCCGATTCCGGCGGGCTATCTCAAGACGGCCGGTGTGAGCTTCCCCGGCGCTCCTACTACCTGCGCGAACACCCCCAATGCTGCTGAGCAGCAACTGGCGTGCTGGGCCCAGCGGGCGAGCGCATTGCTGCCGGGCGCCAGGGAGCTGCTGGTCGATGAGTTTCATGTCTGTCGATCAGATGGGGAAAACCGCTGCACGGCGGCCGGGGAGGTCCTGGAGATCCAACTGGCCTGGAAGGTCAGGCCGGGGGAGTGCCTGGACTCCAATGCCGCCAATGCGGCGGAGCCGATCTGCCGCTATCGATTACGCACTCGAATCTAG
- a CDS encoding mechanosensitive ion channel family protein, whose translation MEDTNIINVGTEKINALWATVSQYAFAFGIKILAAIAFWVVGRWLIGMAVSMVEKALSRQSVDPTVLRYVGSFITVTLNILLVIGILGYFGVQTTSIAALIAAAGVAIGMAWSGLLANLAAGGFIIVLRPFKVGDFITAGGVTGTVKEIGLFVTAINTPDNVLTLVGNNKIFGDTIQNYSHNAFRRVDLKAQLSGAADYQAAVAVLKQRIAAVPNVLSEPAVDVEILEFNLVGPVLAVRPYCHNDNYWQVYFDTNRTIKEALGTDFPAPMPAQTVIVQQTS comes from the coding sequence ATGGAAGATACGAACATCATCAATGTGGGTACGGAGAAGATCAACGCGCTATGGGCGACGGTTTCGCAGTACGCGTTCGCCTTTGGTATCAAGATTCTCGCGGCCATCGCCTTCTGGGTGGTCGGTCGATGGCTGATCGGCATGGCCGTGAGCATGGTGGAGAAGGCGCTTTCCAGGCAGAGCGTGGACCCCACGGTGCTGCGCTACGTCGGCTCCTTCATCACGGTCACCCTGAACATCCTCCTGGTGATCGGCATCCTCGGTTACTTCGGCGTGCAGACCACCAGCATCGCCGCGCTGATCGCAGCGGCGGGCGTCGCCATCGGCATGGCCTGGTCCGGCCTGCTGGCCAACCTGGCCGCGGGCGGCTTCATCATCGTGCTGCGGCCATTCAAGGTGGGCGACTTCATCACCGCCGGTGGCGTGACTGGCACCGTGAAGGAGATCGGCCTGTTCGTTACCGCGATCAACACCCCGGACAACGTGCTGACCCTGGTGGGCAACAACAAGATTTTCGGCGACACCATCCAGAACTACAGTCACAACGCCTTCCGCCGGGTGGACCTCAAGGCCCAGTTGTCCGGCGCGGCCGATTACCAGGCGGCCGTCGCCGTGCTCAAGCAGCGCATCGCGGCGGTTCCCAACGTACTGAGCGAGCCTGCGGTGGATGTGGAAATCCTCGAGTTCAACCTGGTCGGCCCGGTGCTGGCGGTGCGTCCGTACTGCCACAACGACAACTACTGGCAGGTCTACTTCGACACCAACCGCACCATCAAGGAAGCCCTGGGCACCGACTTCCCGGCGCCGATGCCGGCGCAGACGGTGATCGTGCAGCAGACGTCGTAA